The DNA window CGATTTTCGAATGCCGATTTTCGAATGCCGATTTTCGAATGCCGATTTTCGAATGCCGATTTTCGAATGCCGATTTTCGAATGCCGATTTTCGAATGCCGATTGATGTTCTTTTTTGTCAAAGGCACATACAAAAGCATCACTACCTGTGCTGGAATAGTGCAAAACGGAAGCACGGAAATACGAAAAACCTTATCGCAAAACCTTACATCGTGAGGTAATTACTTACGCCAATAAGGGTGAACACGAACCCATTCACTTTTATTGATAGATTATGTCCAGCCCAATTGCAGATATCCGCACACTTATAAACAGCACAACTTTTCTCACAGACGGCGGCCTCGAGACCACGCTCATCTTCGACAAAAAGCTCGAACTGCCCCACTTTGCGGCATTCCCGCTGCTTGAAGACCCAAACCGGTTGCAGGTCGTTATGGATTACTACATCCCGTACCTTGAACTGGCAAAAAAATACAAAACAGGGTTTATCCTGGAGAGCGCGACGTACAAGGCAAATCCTGAAACAGGATACCAACTGGGGTACACGCAAGAAGAATTAAACGATGTCAACCAGCTTGCTATTGCGCAGTTGAAAGTGCTCAAACAGCGGTATAAAAATGACATGGGCCCGATTCTGATTAGCGGCTGTATGGGACCGGGTAAAGACGGGTATTCGCTCGAGTCCCGCATGACGATTGGCGAAGCACAAGCCCTGCATTCCCATCAGGTTGAGGCATTCAAGGCTGCCGGCGCGGACCTCGTTTCAGCTTTTACCCTCAACTATGCCGAAGAAGCCATCGGCATCACAAAAGCCGCAAAGGCAGCCGGCATCAATGTCGCCATTTCTTTCACCCTGGAAACAGACGGACGGCTTATTGATGGCACCTCACTGCGCGATGTCATCACAGAGGT is part of the Bacteroidota bacterium genome and encodes:
- a CDS encoding homocysteine S-methyltransferase family protein; this translates as MSSPIADIRTLINSTTFLTDGGLETTLIFDKKLELPHFAAFPLLEDPNRLQVVMDYYIPYLELAKKYKTGFILESATYKANPETGYQLGYTQEELNDVNQLAIAQLKVLKQRYKNDMGPILISGCMGPGKDGYSLESRMTIGEAQALHSHQVEAFKAAGADLVSAFTLNYAEEAIGITKAAKAAGINVAISFTLETDGRLIDGTSLRDVITEVDEATDAYPAYYMINCAHPTHFYAQVADDEVCNKRVKAVRANASCKSHAELDESTELDPGDRQELAARYGELRHGLPGINVWGGCCGTDSTHLAAICEELMHVAA